The Undibacterium cyanobacteriorum genomic sequence CCGTACTTTTCATTGCCAAAAATAATGGCAGCTCTATCGTAGTCACCATTAAGCATTTCACTGACAAACTTTCGCGGCGCAACGACTGGTGGAGAAAACTCACGCAAACGCGCACTGACAGCCGCTACCAAATTACAACCGTGCAGAGCTTCTGAAACTGAATCAACGATCAGCGCGGACTCCAATACATCGTTGGCGCCGCTCGCAAGCGCAACCGCGTCCGGGTGAGTTAATGCGTTGTCGAATCGAGGATTCACCAAGACTAATTGCCCAAAACCCATAGTTTTAATGGCGCGCGCTGCGGAGCCAATGTTCCCAGGATGGCTTGTTTCGACAAGCACAAACCTTAGATTGCGAAACCATTCGTCTTTGTTTTCAGCGTTTTGAAATTCCGCATTGATAACTGCTTCAACCATATTGTTTACTTTTTCTCAAATTCCAGCCCCAAATCACGAGAGCAAGATGTTTGCACATTTCCTAGCTTTGCTTTACAAGAGAACAAGGATTCTCAACAAAAGCCGATCAAATACCTAAAAACTCACGGCAAATTCTTCAATTTGAGTGAGAAATTAGGCTCTTCTGAGTTAAAATACGCCCTTCGGCATTTCATCTTTAAAACCAAGTTGGTCAGAAAAGATTCGGTGCCTCGCTCTTTAATTTCAATTTGCGCGCCAACATTCACGTATTTGCATTATGCAAAACGGTGTTCGGTGTCGCCATTTTAACGGAAACTGACATGCACCCAATGCTCAATACGGCAATTAAGGCCGCTCGTCGCGCGTCGACAATTATTAATCGCGCTTCTTTCGATATCGATCGCGTTCACATCAGCGAAAAGAGCAGCAACGATTTTGTGACAGAAGTTGACCGCGCTGCCGAAGCCGCGATCATTGAGGTGCTCACGACCGCTTACCCTGATCATGCCATTCTCGCTGAAGAGTCTGGTGCTTCAAAAAATCTCCACGACGAAAATGAAAATGTTTGGATCATCGACCCACTCGACGGCACAACCAACTTCATTCACGGCTTTCCACAATACAGTATTTCGATCGCCTTACAGCAAAAAGGTGTCATCACTCAAGCGGTGATTTACGATCCAACTCGCAACGAGTTGTTCACGGCTTCCAAAGGTGCTGGTGCTTTCTTGAACGACAAACGTATCCGTGTGACGAAGTTAGACAGAATGGCTGATGCCTTAATTGGCACAGGCTTCTCTGGTCGCGACATGAGCAAGATCGATGAGTACATGGAAATGTACAAATTGATGACGCAAAAGTGCCATGGCTTGCGCCGTCCCGGTTCAGCAGCTCTCGATCTCGCCTACGTCGCCATGGGGCGCCTTGACGGTTTCTTTGAAAAAGGTCTTGCCCCTTGGGATATCGCTGCAGGCTCCTTGTTGGTGACTGAAGCAGGTGGCATTGTTGGTACTTTCGCTGGCGAATCCGACTATTTGTACAAAGGTGATGTTCTGGCGGGAACACCAAAAGTATTCGGACAAATGGTCAACGCATTGCAAGCCTACGCGAAGTAATCCTCGCTCTTTTTTGCAAAATCCAGTTTTACCCGAGGGTGTTCAACGTCTGAGCCCCCTCCCTTTTCAAAGTTAAGCATGACCACATTTTCTGAACTCGGTCTCTCCGAGTCTTTAGTTCGCGCAGTAAGCGAACATGGCTACACCACACCAACACCAATTCAAGCACAAGCGATTCCAGCTGTCATCCAAGGCGGCGACCTGCTCGCAGGTGCGCAAACTGGCACCGGCAAAACAGCTGGTTTTACCTTACCTTTGTTGGAGCGCTTATTACGCAAAGAATCGGTACCAAAAAACAAAACAGACAAACGTAAAATTCGAGTACTCGTCCTCACTCCGACACGTGAATTGGCTGCTCAGGTGGAAGAAAGTGTACGCACTTACGGCAAACACACTCCGCTCAACTCAGGCGTCATTTTCGGCGGCGTTGGCATCAATCCCCAAATCAAAATCTTGAGAAACGGCGTTGACGTATTAGTTGCCACGCCAGGTCGACTACTCGATCACCATCAGCAAAAGACCATCGATCTCAGTCACATTGAAATCTTGGTGTTGGATGAAGCTGATCGCATGTTGGACATGGGCTTCATTCACGACATCAAAAAAGTTCTCGCGATTTTGCCAGCTCAACGCCAGAATCTATTGTTTTCTGCGACCTTCTCTGACGATATCAAAGCTCTCGCGGATCGATTGCTCAATAATCCTGCAATGATCGAAGTTGCGCGTCGAAATTCGACCGCCGAGGTTGTTGCACAAAAAGTACACCCTGTCGATCGCGACAAGAAACATCCTATGCTGGCGCACTTAATTAAGACCCATCAATGGACGCAAGTGCTGGTCTTTACACGCACCAAACATGGCGCCAATAAATTGGTCGAACAACTAGCTCACGATCAGATCCAAGCTATGGCAATTCATGGCAATAAAAGCCAATCAGCGCGCACGAAAGCGCTCGCCGAATTTAAAGATGGTAGCCTGACGGTCCTCGTTGCAACCGACATCGCCGCACGTGGCATCGACATTGATCAACTGCCACACGTGGTAAATTATGATCTACCCAATGTCCCTGAAGACTACGTCCATAGAATTGGCCGGACTGGCCGTGCAGGTGCGACAGGTGAAGCGGTTTCGTTGGTGTGCGTTGATGAATTCAAGTTGCTAGCGGATATTGAGAAGTTCATCAAACGTAAGATCCCACAGGAAATCATCGATGGTTTTATTCCTGATCCGAATGCGAAGGCACAGCCGATTCAGCTGCGTAGTTTTAGTCACGGAGCGAATGGACGCCAACAGCAAGCGCGCACTGACAGAGCTCCACAACGCAATCGGCCTAACGGAAACGCAAGCGCAAATGGTACAAGTAAACCACGCGGCAGCAACCCATCAAGCGCTCGCTCGTCTAACAAATCGCAGGCTGTACATCGCTCTGGTAGTCGCGGTAATCGAGGCGGACACTAAGTAAAACGTTCTATTCAATCGATGTTTTAGTCGACATGGCAATTAGCAAGTAAAAAGGTGGCTCAGGCCACCTTTTTACCTTAGCAATCAGACGTTCTACACAGAATGCATTAAGTTGGAATGTCAAAAGTTCCTGTAACAAACACCTAAAGCAGCCCAGATCCCCCGTGTTTTGCGCTATGATTTCACGCTTATTCTTCTAGGCATGTATCCTAGATTCAAACTTCACCCAGCTTAACTTTCGACACCACTATGGCAGCAGTAGAATCAAATCACACCCCCATGATGCGGCAGTATCTCGCGATTAAAGCGGACCATCCAAATACTTTAGTGTTTTACCGCATGGGTGATTTTTATGAGCTGTTCTATGAAGATGCGGAGAAAGTTTCGCGTATTCTCGGTATTACTTTGACTCAACGAGGTAGTTCCAACGGCGTCCCCATCAAAATGGCGGGCGTGCCATTTCATTCGCTAGAACCTTACCTAGCTAAGCTGGTCAAGATTGGTGAATCTGCCGCGATCTGTGAACAAATTGGCGATCCTGCAACCAGCAAAGGTCCCGTTGAACGCAAGGTCATGCGCGTTATAACGCCAGGAACTCTGACAGATACCGATCTCTTACCAGAGAAATCAGAACGCCCACTTCTCGCCATCCATTTACAAACTCAACGCAAGACCATTCAAGTCGGACTTGCGTGGTTATCGCTGGCGAGTGGCGCGCTCAAGTTGATGGAATTTAGCACTGACGAAAGAGCCTTGCGCGGTCGCCTACAACATGAATTTGAACGGATCTCACCAGCAGAAATCCTCTGCTCAGCGGGCGCGCTAGTACTCGATGAAATACGCCAAGAATTACCCGGAAAATTTTCTGAAGTCCCAGATTGGCATTTCGACCTCAAGCAAGGACAAAAATCTTTGCAAGATCAACTTGCGACATCAACGCTGACTGGCTTTGGTGCCGAAAACTTGAATCCTGCGATCGGCGCAGCAGGTGCACTGCTACGCTATGCTGAGTCAACTCAAGGTCGTGGACTGAAACATGTCAATGCCCTTAGTGTCGAAAACGAAAATGAATTTATTGGCCTCGATAGTGCCACCCGTCGCAATTTAGAACTCACCGAAACCTTACGTGGACAAGAGGCACCCACTCTTTTCTCCTTGTTAGACCACTGTCGTACCGCCATGGGGTCGCGCCTACTACGACATTGGTTACACCACGCGCGTCGAGATCAGGAAATTGCTCGTGGTCGCCATCAAGCGATCGATGCTTTACTTCAGGCCGATGCCACAGCAGGTTTATCGACGACGCTCAATGCAGTGCCTGACATCGAACGAATCACTACCCGAATCGCTTTACAATCGGCGCGTCCGCGCGACTTGGCTGCCTTGCGAGATGGACTGCAACACCTAGGAACAGTGCGTAGCTACTTGGCCATGTGTATCAAAAACCAAGTCCCGCCTTTACTGCAATCGTCCTTGAATGATTTGGCAACCCCGAGCGACTGCTTAGACTTACTCGAACGCGCCTTGATGCCACAACCATCAACGATGGTGCGTGATGGTGGAGTCATCGCCACCGGCTTTGATGCTGAGCTTGATGAACTACGCTCCTTATCTGAAAACGCGGGACAATTCTTGATTGATCTCGAGACCTCTGAACGTGCGCGCACAGGCATTGCCAACTTACGCGTCGAGTACAATAAAGTTCACGGCTTCTACATTGAAGTCACTAACGGGCAAGCTGACAAAGTGCCAGACAACTATCGTCGCCGCCAAACTTTAAAGAATGCCGAGCGTTATATCACTCCCGAATTGAAGGCCTTCGAAGACAAGGCCTTGTCCGCGCAGGAGCGCGCTTTGGTCAGAGAAAAAGTCCTCTACGAGAAATTGTTGAGCGAGCTTCTCCCTTTCATTCAAACGTTACAAAAGATCGCCCATGCGTTGGCTCAAATCGATGCACTTTCGAGCCTTGCGGACCATGCGCTGAAAAACAATTGGTGCGCGCCTCAGTTGATTGCAGAACCCTGTCTAGAAATCGTTCAGGGTCGACACCCAGTGGTTGAGAATCAAATCGAGCGCTTTATTGCCAACGATTGCAGACTGACTGCCGACAAAAAAATGCTCCTCATCACCGGCCCGAATATGGGCGGTAAATCGACATTCATGCGGCAAACGGCATTGATTACGCTGTTGGCGTACATCGGCAGTTATGTTCCAGCAAATAGCGCTACCATTGGGCCGATCGATCGTATTTTCACACGTATCGGTGCAGCAGACGATCTCGCGGGCGGACGCTCCACTTTCATGGTCGAAATGACCGAATCAGCGGCGATTCTTCATGCTGCGACCGAAAATTCATTAGTGCTCATGGATGAAGTCGGCCGTGGTACCTCGACCTTTGACGGTCTGGCGTTAGCATGGGCGATCGCACGTCACTTGATTATGCAATCACGCAGTTTCACGCTATTCGCAACGCACTATTTCGAACTGACGCAACTACCGGAGGTGCATCCAAGTGCGGAGAACGTTCATCTCTCAGCCATCGAACATAAGGAAAACATCGTCTTCCTGCACGCAGTACAGGCTGGCCCGGCCTCACAAAGTTACGGCTTACAGGTCGCACAGTTGGCAGGAATTCCCCAGCCGGTAATCCGTGCTGCGCGTAAACATTTGGCAGACTTAGAAGCACAATCACTGCAGAGCACGCCGCAATTTGATCTGTTCGCAGCAAATTCAAGTAACACATCCGATGAGGTACCGGAAACGGAGCAAAATCTCCCGATCGCTGAGGTCAATAGTGAACTTCTGGATGCAATCGACGCTATCGACCCCGATAGTATGACCCCAAGAGAAGCGCTCGATGCACTCTATCGACTGAAAAATATGGTGAAGTAAGTCGACGGGTTTGGGCACGCTGGAAATCAATTTCACTTGATGGCTTTGAACTGTTCCAAACGTCCAATGGGAAACGGGTTGCCTGCACTGATCTGATGAACGAATACTCCATCCTTGTACAGGCGCCAGCCTTGAATATCATAATCAACGGGAAATAGGTCTAGTTGCTTCTGGAACTCCCAACTTCCGTACAGGCTTTGGAAGCGCTCTTCAGTACTACCGGAGTTGGCCCTTTGTATCTCGATTGAATAAGTCACGCGGATCTTGTCTAACAAACTTTCCCGTTTCAGACTGCCAAAAAACTTCACTTGTTTTTGCCCAATTGGACTCGCCTGAATCAGATCCTGCTCATTCACAGCGATGTTTTCAGCCTCCGGTAATGCACAGGGTGCACGGTATTTTTTGAAACTCGGCGCGGAGTTAGTCCACATCGGAGTCTCCACTGCTGCCTCAAACGATTCGAAATATTGTGGCGTGAACCCTGGTTGCGCACCAACTAAAACATACTCGTTCGGCAGCCTAAGCATCATCGAGACTTTGCCATCTAAGGTCTGCATCAACCAATCAACACCTTGGAAGCGACGCCATTCCGCCGCACTACTGATTGGTCCGTCGACGGCAACACGTTTAAGATAAGTCGCCTGCCCCCAACTCGGCTGCGCAAGACAAAGTTTGTTGCGGCCTTGCGAAGATGCCTGCCTCGGCAGCGCTAAACAAATTAACGCGACAATAAGCCAAATGATTTTCATCATAAATGTCGATATCGAAACGATCAGCCCAATAAAAAAGGCTCTGTGAAAAGTGATTTCCCAGAGCCCATTTCTTACATCCTACTGCATTAACAATGCCTCGCCGCGAAACTTGCGCATGCAACGATCATCAAGAATTAATGCAAATGTACGGTACGGAATTCTCCGTCTTCATCATCTTCGTCATGATGATGACCGTGCTCTCCATGTACATGTCCATGCGCAATCTCTTCAGCTGTCGCTGCACGAACATCGACGACCTTTAATGCAAATCGCAAGGCGATACCCGCCAAAGGATGATTACCGTCAAGCACGACCTTATCTTCAGCAATTTCAGTAACCGTAAAGATAATGCTGTCACCATCCTCACTTTCTTCGGGCGTACCTTCGAATTGCATTCCAACCTCGATCGGCGATGGCAGGCGAGATCTATCTTCAATCTTCACCAGCTCGGCATCATAGTCTCCGAAAGCATCTTCAGGCTCAACCTGAATCACATCATCAAAACCAACCGCCTGCCCATCCAAAGCTTCTTCGATTTTCGGAAGTGTGTTTTCGTATCCTCCATGGAGATACACCATTGGTTCCTGACCTTCCTCAATCAGATTACCGAGTGTATCGGACAAAGTGTATTCGACCGTCACCACGGTATCTTTGGTAATTTTCATACTATTTCCTTAAATATTTCCAATCTTTTGCGCTAGCGCAGTCATTATACCTTCCTCAGAGTGTCGGTATGCTTTATCCTGCCGGAAGTTTTTGCTTCTACGATCGACATCATGAAAAAATCCTCCACCGCATTAGAACTTCTTGGCGGCATCACCGCAGAAGAATTCTTCAAGACATATTGGCAAAAAAAGCCACTTTTGATTCGCCAAGCCATTCCCGACTTTAAAGCCCTCTTCAGCCCAGAAGAACTGTTTGAAATGGCTGCTCGTGACGATGTCGAATCGCGATTAATTTGTTCGTTCGATAATCATTGGGACATGCAACATGGTCCAATATCGAAAATACCGCTTAAGCAAAAGAAAGATTGGACACTGCTCGTGCAAGGCGTCAATTTGCATCAAGAGAAAGCCGATCAGTTACTTCGACAATTCCGATTTGCACCAGATGCCCGTCTCGATGACCTCATGATCAGTTATGCCCGCGACGGCGGCGGTGTCGGACCACACTTCGATTCTTATGATGTATTTCTGTTGCAAGCACATGGTCAACGACGTTGGCGCATCAGCGCACAAAAAGATCTGACACTGATCGAAGGCATGCCGCTAAAGATCTTACGCAATTTCGTGTGTGAACAAGAGTTTGTTTTAGAACCGGGTGACATGCTTTATTTGCCACCGCATTATGCCCACGATGGAATTGCGATTGGCGAGTGCATGACCTATTCGATAGGCTTCCGTACACCGTCCTTCCAAGAGCTTGGTGAAGGATTCTTGCAATTCATGGTGGATAC encodes the following:
- a CDS encoding RNA methyltransferase yields the protein MVEAVINAEFQNAENKDEWFRNLRFVLVETSHPGNIGSAARAIKTMGFGQLVLVNPRFDNALTHPDAVALASGANDVLESALIVDSVSEALHGCNLVAAVSARLREFSPPVVAPRKFVSEMLNGDYDRAAIIFGNEKYGLPNDIVLNSQVLINIPANPEYSSLNLAQAIQVLAYEARMGIIEGQGENRERSSIGFRGQIASAEQVEGMFEHFQTALVHLGFLDPENPKKLMSRLKRLFARTQLETEEVNIMRGISKKILDRTP
- a CDS encoding inositol monophosphatase family protein encodes the protein MHPMLNTAIKAARRASTIINRASFDIDRVHISEKSSNDFVTEVDRAAEAAIIEVLTTAYPDHAILAEESGASKNLHDENENVWIIDPLDGTTNFIHGFPQYSISIALQQKGVITQAVIYDPTRNELFTASKGAGAFLNDKRIRVTKLDRMADALIGTGFSGRDMSKIDEYMEMYKLMTQKCHGLRRPGSAALDLAYVAMGRLDGFFEKGLAPWDIAAGSLLVTEAGGIVGTFAGESDYLYKGDVLAGTPKVFGQMVNALQAYAK
- a CDS encoding DEAD/DEAH box helicase yields the protein MTTFSELGLSESLVRAVSEHGYTTPTPIQAQAIPAVIQGGDLLAGAQTGTGKTAGFTLPLLERLLRKESVPKNKTDKRKIRVLVLTPTRELAAQVEESVRTYGKHTPLNSGVIFGGVGINPQIKILRNGVDVLVATPGRLLDHHQQKTIDLSHIEILVLDEADRMLDMGFIHDIKKVLAILPAQRQNLLFSATFSDDIKALADRLLNNPAMIEVARRNSTAEVVAQKVHPVDRDKKHPMLAHLIKTHQWTQVLVFTRTKHGANKLVEQLAHDQIQAMAIHGNKSQSARTKALAEFKDGSLTVLVATDIAARGIDIDQLPHVVNYDLPNVPEDYVHRIGRTGRAGATGEAVSLVCVDEFKLLADIEKFIKRKIPQEIIDGFIPDPNAKAQPIQLRSFSHGANGRQQQARTDRAPQRNRPNGNASANGTSKPRGSNPSSARSSNKSQAVHRSGSRGNRGGH
- the mutS gene encoding DNA mismatch repair protein MutS; this encodes MAAVESNHTPMMRQYLAIKADHPNTLVFYRMGDFYELFYEDAEKVSRILGITLTQRGSSNGVPIKMAGVPFHSLEPYLAKLVKIGESAAICEQIGDPATSKGPVERKVMRVITPGTLTDTDLLPEKSERPLLAIHLQTQRKTIQVGLAWLSLASGALKLMEFSTDERALRGRLQHEFERISPAEILCSAGALVLDEIRQELPGKFSEVPDWHFDLKQGQKSLQDQLATSTLTGFGAENLNPAIGAAGALLRYAESTQGRGLKHVNALSVENENEFIGLDSATRRNLELTETLRGQEAPTLFSLLDHCRTAMGSRLLRHWLHHARRDQEIARGRHQAIDALLQADATAGLSTTLNAVPDIERITTRIALQSARPRDLAALRDGLQHLGTVRSYLAMCIKNQVPPLLQSSLNDLATPSDCLDLLERALMPQPSTMVRDGGVIATGFDAELDELRSLSENAGQFLIDLETSERARTGIANLRVEYNKVHGFYIEVTNGQADKVPDNYRRRQTLKNAERYITPELKAFEDKALSAQERALVREKVLYEKLLSELLPFIQTLQKIAHALAQIDALSSLADHALKNNWCAPQLIAEPCLEIVQGRHPVVENQIERFIANDCRLTADKKMLLITGPNMGGKSTFMRQTALITLLAYIGSYVPANSATIGPIDRIFTRIGAADDLAGGRSTFMVEMTESAAILHAATENSLVLMDEVGRGTSTFDGLALAWAIARHLIMQSRSFTLFATHYFELTQLPEVHPSAENVHLSAIEHKENIVFLHAVQAGPASQSYGLQVAQLAGIPQPVIRAARKHLADLEAQSLQSTPQFDLFAANSSNTSDEVPETEQNLPIAEVNSELLDAIDAIDPDSMTPREALDALYRLKNMVK
- a CDS encoding FKBP-type peptidyl-prolyl cis-trans isomerase, which gives rise to MKITKDTVVTVEYTLSDTLGNLIEEGQEPMVYLHGGYENTLPKIEEALDGQAVGFDDVIQVEPEDAFGDYDAELVKIEDRSRLPSPIEVGMQFEGTPEESEDGDSIIFTVTEIAEDKVVLDGNHPLAGIALRFALKVVDVRAATAEEIAHGHVHGEHGHHHDEDDEDGEFRTVHLH
- a CDS encoding ribosomal protein uL16 3-hydroxylase, with the protein product MKKSSTALELLGGITAEEFFKTYWQKKPLLIRQAIPDFKALFSPEELFEMAARDDVESRLICSFDNHWDMQHGPISKIPLKQKKDWTLLVQGVNLHQEKADQLLRQFRFAPDARLDDLMISYARDGGGVGPHFDSYDVFLLQAHGQRRWRISAQKDLTLIEGMPLKILRNFVCEQEFVLEPGDMLYLPPHYAHDGIAIGECMTYSIGFRTPSFQELGEGFLQFMVDTIELPGRYADPDLKPPKNPAEISSAMLEQVIGELEKIRFSKNDMTIFLGEYLTEPKASVFFDSPEPVLTPKRFTQAALKNGVRLNLKSQMLYNGKHIFINGESFSVGARDKGILSLLANQRQLSGEQLQEASEDVMEAFCIWYEDGWLEIKAK